In Arvicola amphibius chromosome 13, mArvAmp1.2, whole genome shotgun sequence, a genomic segment contains:
- the LOC119799953 gene encoding granzyme C-like isoform X1 has product MAAVLILLTFLLPLGAGAEEIIGGHEVKPHYRPYMAFIVFVNDDGKRDGCGGFLVKDNFVLTAAHCMGSAMNITLGAHNISIQEETQQIIPVAKAIPHPDYNPKAGSSDIMLLKLERKAKRTRAVKPLNLPRRNVQVKPGDMCYVAGWGMMDPKGDYSNTLQEVELTVQKDKKCESRFPRRYNKAIQICVGDPKINRTASSGDSGGPLVCKKAAAGIVSLGDKNDSAPCVFTRVSSFLSWIKKTMNRS; this is encoded by the exons ATGGCAGCAGTCCTGATTCTCCTGACCTTTCTTCTGCCACttggagctggtgcag AGGAGATCATCGGGGGCCATGAGGTCAAGCCCCACTACCGCCCCTACATGGCATTTATTGTATTTGTGAATGATGATGGCAAACGTGATGGCTGTGGAGGCTTCCTGGTGAAAGACAACTTTGTGCTGACAGCTGCTCACTGCATGGGAAG TGCAATGAACATCACTCTAGGAGCCCACAACATCAGCATCCAGGAGGAGACCCAGCAGATCATCCCTGTGGCTAAAGCCATCCCACACCCAGACTACAATCCTAAGGCTGGCTCCAGTGACATCATGCTCTTAAAG CTGGAGAGGAAGGCAAAGAGGACTAGAGCTGTGAAGCCCCTCAACCTGCCCAGGCGTAATGTCCAAGTGAAGCCAGGGGACATGTGCTATGTGGCTGGTTGGGGAATGATGGACCCAAAAGGTGACTATTCAAACACACTTCAAGAGGTAGAGCTGACAGTCCAGAAGGATAAGAAGTGTGAGTCCCGCTTTCCACGTCGTTACAACAAAGCCATTCAGATCTGTGTGGGGGACCCAAAGATCAATCGTACTGCTTCTAGT GGGGATTCTGGAGGACCTCTCGTGTGTAAAAAAGCAGCTGCAGGCATTGTCTCCCTTGGGGACAAAAATGATTCAGCTCCATGTGTCTTCACCAGAGTGTCAAGTTTCCTATCCTGGATAAAGAAAACTATGAATCGTAGCTAA
- the LOC119799953 gene encoding granzyme C-like isoform X2, producing the protein MAAVLILLTFLLPLGAGAEEIIGGHEVKPHYRPYMAFIVFVNDDGKRDGCGGFLVKDNFVLTAAHCMGSAMNITLGAHNISIQEETQQIIPVAKAIPHPDYNPKAGSSDIMLLKGDSGGPLVCKKAAAGIVSLGDKNDSAPCVFTRVSSFLSWIKKTMNRS; encoded by the exons ATGGCAGCAGTCCTGATTCTCCTGACCTTTCTTCTGCCACttggagctggtgcag AGGAGATCATCGGGGGCCATGAGGTCAAGCCCCACTACCGCCCCTACATGGCATTTATTGTATTTGTGAATGATGATGGCAAACGTGATGGCTGTGGAGGCTTCCTGGTGAAAGACAACTTTGTGCTGACAGCTGCTCACTGCATGGGAAG TGCAATGAACATCACTCTAGGAGCCCACAACATCAGCATCCAGGAGGAGACCCAGCAGATCATCCCTGTGGCTAAAGCCATCCCACACCCAGACTACAATCCTAAGGCTGGCTCCAGTGACATCATGCTCTTAAAG GGGGATTCTGGAGGACCTCTCGTGTGTAAAAAAGCAGCTGCAGGCATTGTCTCCCTTGGGGACAAAAATGATTCAGCTCCATGTGTCTTCACCAGAGTGTCAAGTTTCCTATCCTGGATAAAGAAAACTATGAATCGTAGCTAA